The region TCACATGGGTTCCATGGGCCAAGGCTGGGGTCATCGGCAAGAAATCTGTGCCATTGGTTTGATCGCCGGCGATTGAATATGGCCGACCACTTTCAGTGCGATAGACCACGCTATCAACCCAAAATCGCACGCTGCCAATCCCGCTCGACGGCGCGGTTGGAGCCACAATGCTAATATTACGGGTGCCAAGCGTCGCATAATTAATCGTCACGCCATTGGGAATTGGATCGTACATAACTTGATCGGTATCAGCGTTGTACATGATCAGGCGTGGAACATACGAGCCAGTTGGGGTTGGCGTATTGGTTGGCACGTTTGTAGCAGTAGCAGTTGGTTGAATATTGGTTGGCGTTGGCGTAATCACCGCGCCAGGCGCAGTGAAAATATTGCCAGTAGCTACGGTGTTGGGGCCAATCACCACTAAATTATTGCTTGGGTGGTTATAAATCGTGTTATTGGTGATCGTATTGAAATCGGTCAGATAATCAACCGGAGTGGTTGGCGGCACAGCTAAGTTGACCTCACGAATCCCAAAGAGTTGGTTACTGCCTGCTGTGTTTTCAACAATATTATCTTGGATGATATAGCGTTGGGCTGGGCCACGCTTGGAAAGCAAGTTGATGCCAGCATAATCTTGATTGCCAGTGTTATTATTGCGAATCAGATTGCGGCGAATAATGTTATTGGCTAAGTTGCCACCACCATTAACTTCAATCCCAGCGCGGAAATTGCCTTCCATAATGCTATCTTCAATGATGTTATCAGTATCGCGCGAGGAATTATCGGTATCGCCACCGCCTAAATCGCCAACGCCTGAACCAGCGTTATTACGAAAAACGCTCTGGCGAATATTCACCCGTTGGTTGGCCCAGCAATAATACAACCCATCGCCAGCAGTGCCACGCGCCGCATAACCCAAATTGCCGATCCCTTGAATTTTGAAAAATTCAATATCGCGTGAGGCTGTACCAGGGTGGAAGCCATGGCCACGATTAGCAGTTGCCAGACTATTGCTGACCGTACTTTGATCACACGATTGCAAGCTTACGCCATCACTATGCCAATAGCGCACGGTGATGTTATCGATCGTCACAAAGCGGCAATAGACAAAGTTAATCGCCCCAATATAAAACTCATAGAAGGCAGGCTTTTGGTTGGTATTCCAGCCTTCAATGGTTAAATCGCGTACACCCATATTTTGCAAGCGATTGTTGAAATTGGTTCCAAGCGCGAAAATCGCCGAATAAGCGTGCGATACGACAGAGTTATTGGGCACTGAAAGCGTCAAAGGCTTTTTGAGGGTCAGCGTGTTGTTGCTGGTATTGATCGAATCGACCATATTTTGCTCAACACCCCAATTGCCAATGCCTGTACCTTCAGTTCCTTTAATAATAATGCCTTCACCTGGCTTGAACACATTAGTATCGGCCACGCTGATCACATTGGTTCCTTGGCTTGCAGCAGCGGTCAATTTGGTGTACAAGCCATACGAAACTTGCGAAACATTGGCAGTCAGCGGGTAATTGACCGCGCGATCAAGCGTAATCGTTTGATTAGCACTGTTGATGCTCATAATTTCATATGAGCCAGGCAAGAAGCGTAATTCAGTCGAACGCCAGACATAGACGATCATGCCAACGCTAAATGGTGTAGTGCTAGCAACTTTAATTGTCGAAAGATTACTGCCCGTTTGGGTGACAAAAACCCGTTGCTCGTTGCGGCCAGCCTTTAAAATCGTCTCGGCTCCAACCCCTTGCAGGGTCACTCCGGTTTTAAGATCGAGGTAGGTTTCGAGGGTAAATGTGCCAGCGGGCAAACGCACCGTGCCGCCCCCCTGAGCAGCCGCAGCATCAATCGCCGCCTGAATGCCAAAATCGGGCGCTAATGGATTTAAGTACGGTGTTGCATCAATCGTATTGGCAAACGCCGATTGTAACAGCCAACTAAATGAACCAAGACTAAACGTTAAAATGATAAGAGCACTAACTACTGACCTGAATCGTTGTTGCACAAAGCTTGGCTGCATAGTCCCTCCGCGCGTGAACCTTGGTGCTGAACAATAAAAAAGGAGCCTTTCAATAGCCCCCATGCACCTAGGTCTCTGAGCCTTTAATCAAACTTGGAAGTATTCAAAATGAGTTTGATCTTCTGACTCTTATTGTACTATGGCATACCATAGCGCATACTGGCCTTTTTTCCTACAGGACTTTAGGCCTACTTGACACACTATCCCACCTTTAACGCCCTTTACGCTACCCCTTACGAGTGATCAACACTAGCCCGAGGTAGCTATATAGCTTGATTAACCGCAAAAACACCTAAAGCAACACTGCCTTAGGCGTTTAGCATTTAATGGTTCGCATCTTGGGAAACCTAATTCAAATAGGGCCAACTGCTGCTAGCGCTCATTGCTAAGCAGCCAAATGTTCCACCTATATTGAGCAACTCAGTCAACGTCTGGATGAATGTGTGCGTTTGAAGCCTCGCTTACGCTCACCGTTGGTCGCCTGCTTGGGCAGTAGTATAGAGCAATTCGACTGCTTGTCGAGTGCCACACTTAAGCTTATGTCCCTTTTACCAGTGATTAATAAACGATTATTATGCCTTTGTTAAGGCCTAAATTGCTTGTTCCATACTTCCATGCTCATGTCGCTTTTTCTATAGTACCTGCTAGTACCCAGCTAACTAGCTTGTACAACCTGCACAAAAACCCAGCAAGTAGCACTGGTAGAATTGCCCGATAGCCACAAACCAGCGCTATGGTATTGTATATGCGAAGCCTCTGCTACACTCCTTGTACCAATACCTCACCTCGCCTGCCCATGCTCTCAACGTTGCGAGCGTAGGCAGCAGCGATGCTCATGTTCGGCAATGACTGCCCCCAAACGTCGATCCTCTACATCAACGAAAGGACGGGGTCATGGGCATGTTTATGGGTGAGGGCACTCCAGTGCTCCTGCATACAATCGTCGAATTCGAAGGCAAGGGTTTTTTCAACCCGCAAATGCTCGATCTGCGCTATGTTGTGCCAGCAGATCGTACCACGGGCATGCTCTACTTTCGAGCTGGTAGCACCGTGAGCAGCCTCGTCAATGTTTCCATTTTGCGTAATGGTCAAGTTCTACGCTACTTTCCAGTAGCCGCCGATTCAGCAATTCATGTGTCACTTGCCATCGTTGAGGAACACCCCGCTGGAACCGTGCTCGACGTGTGCGTCGCCGGTGAAGGTAGTGGACTGTTAATCCTCGACATTGGCTACCTAGAAGTGTAGGCCGACCATGAACGGATTGGTGCGTTTTCGGAATAACTTGCAATGGGCGACAACGCTGCCGCTCTTTCGCCGCCCAGGCCTAACCATCGAACGTCGGCGCTTTACCGACCAACGACCACTCATGCCGCAAATCGAGCGCTGGCGCAGTTGGTCGATGCAATTGACCTTAAGTGGCACGCGCTATGTTAGTTATGGCGACCGCAGCTTTTGTCAAGCCCCAACCTCGTTGGTCTTGACTAGCCCACAAACCGACCCAATGCGGATTCGCTACTTGCCTGGAGCAACGACCGATTGGCTCAACTTGACTTGGACGAACGATGGTTGGCAGCATTTTATCAACCAATATCCACAGTTCAATCAACGCCATGCCTATTTGATCAAAGATGCAGTTCGTTCGCCGTTGTTGGCAGTCCGCTACGTGCCACCGCCAGCGCTCCATGCAGCCCGTCAATTAATCACGATTGCAGCCCTGCCCGAAGCTCCACCAGCGACGTTGGAAAACGCAGCCACAACCTTTTTGGCGCTATTAAGTGCGCTCGATTTCCAAACAACCTTAAATGGTTATGCACCAACCCAAGCTCAGTCGGTCGAAAAAGCCCAAGCCTTAATGATGAAAAACTTAGAGCGGCCACCAAGTATTAGTCAATTGGCTTCAACCTTGCACATCAGCCCGCGCCAATTGCAACGTGATTTTCTGGCTTGTACCGGGCTTAGCCCACTCAGTTATTTACAAATGTTACGGCTCAGCGAGGCCAATATGCTGCTTGCCAGCACCAATTTGCCGATTGGAACGATCGCTAGCCGCTTGGGCTATGCCAGCGCCGCCCACTTTAGCGCCGCCTTCCGCCGTTTATACGATTGCACGCCGCGCCAAATTCGCGAATACGACGACGACTTGATGCTTGATGCTGTTATGGAGGAAGCTCATGGCTGTTCAAATTGAAACACTCAAGAAGGTCAAAAATGGGCTTGATGTCTTGCCCGATCTGTATCGCTATGCTCGCTTAGGCTTCGATGCGATTCCCGAAGATGAGCTTGAGCGCTTGAAATGGTATGGATTATTGCACCGCAAGCAAACCCCTGGCTTCTTTATGCAACGCCTGCGGATTCCCAATGGTATCCTGAGCACGCGCCAGATGCGGGCAATCGTCAGTATTTCCCGCGAGTTTGGCCGCAACACCATGGATTTGACCACCCGCGAAAATATTCAATTGCGCTGGTTGCGGATCGAAGATGTGCCCGAAGTCTTTCAACGCCTGCAAAATGTTGGCCTGACTTCACAACAAACTGGGCTTGATAATTATCGCAATGTGATGGGCTGCCCCTTGGCTGGCTTACACCACGATGAAATTTTCAATGCTGCGCCAATTGCTCAAAGCGTTTCGTTGGCCTTGCTCGGTCGTGAGTTCAGCGATTTACCACGCAAATTCAACATTACAATTAGCGGTTGCTCGCACGATTGTGCCCATAGCCGCGCCAACGATATTGGCATGACACCTGCCGCCAAAGAAATTAATGGTTATCGCATGCTTGGCTTCCACGTCGCACTGGGCGGGGCATTGGGCGGCACATCACCGCAACTCGGCCAAGATGCAGGCATCTTTTTAACCACTGAACAAGCTTTACCCTTCTGCCGTGCGGTCTTGACGGTATTTCGCGATAATGGCTCACGCGAAAAACGCACCGAATCCCGCTTGAAATGGCTAATTCGCGAATGGGGCATGCCGCGCTTTATGGCCGAAGTTGAAAAAGTGTTTGGCCAAGCCTTCTTCAGCGCTGGCGAATCGTTGTTGATTGAGCATAGTGGCGACCACTTGGGCATTCATCAACAACAAGAAGCAGGTTTTGTGACGGTCGGTTTATTAGTGCCAGTTGGCCGAACCAATGCCGAGCAAATGGCCGAAATCGCCGATTTGGCTGATGCGTATGGCACTGGCGAACTGCGCTTGACTCCCGACCAAAACATTCTAATTCCGAATGTGCATGAAACTTGTCTCGAACGTTTGTTGGCTGAGCCATTGCTGCAAGTGCTGCAACCACATGCACCTGGAGCTTTGCGCGGCTTGGTCAGTTGTACGGGCCGCGATTATTGCCACTTTGCCTTGAGCGACACCAAAGAATTATCGTTGCAAGTTGCCACCGAATTGGCCGCACTGATTCCTGCTGAACGACGGGTTGATTTGAAAGTTTCGGGCTGTGTGCACGCCTGTGGTCAGCATCATGTTGGCGAAATTGGCCTGCAAGCTCAGCGCT is a window of Herpetosiphon gulosus DNA encoding:
- a CDS encoding right-handed parallel beta-helix repeat-containing protein; its protein translation is MQPSFVQQRFRSVVSALIILTFSLGSFSWLLQSAFANTIDATPYLNPLAPDFGIQAAIDAAAAQGGGTVRLPAGTFTLETYLDLKTGVTLQGVGAETILKAGRNEQRVFVTQTGSNLSTIKVASTTPFSVGMIVYVWRSTELRFLPGSYEIMSINSANQTITLDRAVNYPLTANVSQVSYGLYTKLTAAASQGTNVISVADTNVFKPGEGIIIKGTEGTGIGNWGVEQNMVDSINTSNNTLTLKKPLTLSVPNNSVVSHAYSAIFALGTNFNNRLQNMGVRDLTIEGWNTNQKPAFYEFYIGAINFVYCRFVTIDNITVRYWHSDGVSLQSCDQSTVSNSLATANRGHGFHPGTASRDIEFFKIQGIGNLGYAARGTAGDGLYYCWANQRVNIRQSVFRNNAGSGVGDLGGGDTDNSSRDTDNIIEDSIMEGNFRAGIEVNGGGNLANNIIRRNLIRNNNTGNQDYAGINLLSKRGPAQRYIIQDNIVENTAGSNQLFGIREVNLAVPPTTPVDYLTDFNTITNNTIYNHPSNNLVVIGPNTVATGNIFTAPGAVITPTPTNIQPTATATNVPTNTPTPTGSYVPRLIMYNADTDQVMYDPIPNGVTINYATLGTRNISIVAPTAPSSGIGSVRFWVDSVVYRTESGRPYSIAGDQTNGTDFLPMTPALAHGTHVIKAATFTGSGGTGTQGTPYQIVINIIDSNATATPIPTNTNTPVPTVPTATATATATNTPTNTPINTPTNTATATFTEVPTNTPTEIATITATATDVATATPTEIATITATATETATVTATEIATITATITATATETPTNTPTNTPTATVTETPTATLEPSVTPSNTPTATTTVTTPVPSTHHVYAPWVTN
- a CDS encoding molybdopterin oxidoreductase, giving the protein MGMFMGEGTPVLLHTIVEFEGKGFFNPQMLDLRYVVPADRTTGMLYFRAGSTVSSLVNVSILRNGQVLRYFPVAADSAIHVSLAIVEEHPAGTVLDVCVAGEGSGLLILDIGYLEV
- the nirA gene encoding ferredoxin--nitrite reductase (ferredoxin-dependent assimilatory nitrite reductase); protein product: MAVQIETLKKVKNGLDVLPDLYRYARLGFDAIPEDELERLKWYGLLHRKQTPGFFMQRLRIPNGILSTRQMRAIVSISREFGRNTMDLTTRENIQLRWLRIEDVPEVFQRLQNVGLTSQQTGLDNYRNVMGCPLAGLHHDEIFNAAPIAQSVSLALLGREFSDLPRKFNITISGCSHDCAHSRANDIGMTPAAKEINGYRMLGFHVALGGALGGTSPQLGQDAGIFLTTEQALPFCRAVLTVFRDNGSREKRTESRLKWLIREWGMPRFMAEVEKVFGQAFFSAGESLLIEHSGDHLGIHQQQEAGFVTVGLLVPVGRTNAEQMAEIADLADAYGTGELRLTPDQNILIPNVHETCLERLLAEPLLQVLQPHAPGALRGLVSCTGRDYCHFALSDTKELSLQVATELAALIPAERRVDLKVSGCVHACGQHHVGEIGLQAQRLRLEDGTIVDAFDLFVGGNHQQLATLKARKIPVDQLAGRIAAELAAMDGE
- a CDS encoding AraC family transcriptional regulator codes for the protein MNGLVRFRNNLQWATTLPLFRRPGLTIERRRFTDQRPLMPQIERWRSWSMQLTLSGTRYVSYGDRSFCQAPTSLVLTSPQTDPMRIRYLPGATTDWLNLTWTNDGWQHFINQYPQFNQRHAYLIKDAVRSPLLAVRYVPPPALHAARQLITIAALPEAPPATLENAATTFLALLSALDFQTTLNGYAPTQAQSVEKAQALMMKNLERPPSISQLASTLHISPRQLQRDFLACTGLSPLSYLQMLRLSEANMLLASTNLPIGTIASRLGYASAAHFSAAFRRLYDCTPRQIREYDDDLMLDAVMEEAHGCSN